Proteins from a genomic interval of Rhodococcoides fascians A25f:
- a CDS encoding FKBP-type peptidyl-prolyl cis-trans isomerase produces the protein MTKPVIEFQAGPAPLDLVTVDLVEGDGAEAVAGGTVEVHYVGVEFDSGEEFDSSWNRGESIQFPLRGLIQGWQDGIPGMKVGGRRQLTIPPELAYGPAGAGHRLSGKTLVFVIDLLDVK, from the coding sequence GTGACGAAGCCAGTGATCGAATTTCAGGCCGGACCGGCACCATTGGACCTGGTGACGGTCGACCTCGTCGAGGGTGACGGCGCAGAGGCAGTTGCAGGCGGCACCGTCGAGGTGCACTACGTCGGCGTCGAGTTCGACTCGGGCGAAGAGTTCGACTCGTCCTGGAACCGCGGCGAATCCATCCAGTTTCCGTTGCGCGGATTGATTCAGGGTTGGCAGGACGGCATCCCCGGAATGAAGGTCGGCGGACGCCGTCAGCTCACCATTCCGCCGGAGCTCGCCTACGGCCCCGCCGGCGCAGGTCATCGCCTCTCCGGCAAGACGCTCGTGTTCGTCATCGACCTGCTGGACGTCAAGTAA
- a CDS encoding molybdopterin-dependent oxidoreductase, translated as MQRLPTFRSPIRGVWFTSVLASVLLVALPIVTVTGLISWVAYGPQFGQSMPGDVGWLRLPSFDWPTEPVWFYRLTQGLHVGLGLIMVPIVLAKLWSVIPKLIEMPPIRSIAHLLERISLLALVGGILFEIITGVLNIQYDYLFGFSFYTAHYWGDWVFIAGFLAHVVLKFPTMVTALRTRPFLELMRIRVADTVPDDDDESGLATTDPAPATISRRGALTLVGGSALFVAVLSAGQTTGGFLRDAAILLPRGRSYGNGPNDFQINRTAQAAGIDEARTGDSWRLTVRAGATEVVLTRAQLEQMDLHTVDLPIACVEGWSTVQTWTGVPLRDLAAVAGIDSVDTGEVRSLEPSGSFNRVTFGGHQMMHPDSLLALRVNGENLSLDHGYPARIMMPAIPGVHATKWIGSVEFFGESA; from the coding sequence ATGCAACGACTTCCTACGTTCCGCAGCCCGATCCGCGGCGTCTGGTTCACGTCGGTCCTCGCCTCCGTGCTGCTCGTCGCGCTGCCGATCGTGACAGTGACCGGACTCATCTCCTGGGTCGCGTACGGTCCACAATTCGGCCAATCCATGCCGGGTGACGTCGGATGGCTACGGCTACCGTCGTTCGATTGGCCGACCGAACCCGTCTGGTTCTACCGACTCACCCAGGGCCTACACGTGGGCCTCGGACTGATCATGGTGCCGATCGTCTTGGCCAAGCTGTGGTCGGTGATCCCGAAGTTGATCGAGATGCCACCGATTCGAAGCATTGCCCACCTACTCGAACGGATATCGTTGCTGGCCTTGGTCGGCGGTATTCTCTTCGAGATCATCACCGGCGTGCTGAACATTCAGTACGACTACCTCTTCGGGTTCAGTTTCTACACCGCGCACTACTGGGGTGACTGGGTGTTCATCGCCGGATTCCTGGCCCACGTGGTGCTGAAGTTTCCGACCATGGTCACGGCGCTGCGAACCCGCCCGTTCCTGGAACTGATGCGCATTCGGGTGGCCGACACGGTACCCGACGACGACGACGAATCAGGTTTGGCCACAACCGATCCAGCTCCAGCGACGATCAGCCGACGCGGAGCACTCACCCTCGTCGGCGGCAGCGCACTGTTCGTGGCGGTCCTCAGCGCCGGACAGACGACGGGCGGCTTTCTTCGCGATGCGGCGATCCTCCTCCCCCGCGGACGGTCCTACGGCAACGGGCCCAATGACTTTCAGATCAACCGCACGGCCCAGGCCGCAGGTATCGACGAGGCGCGGACCGGCGATTCGTGGCGACTCACCGTACGTGCCGGTGCCACCGAGGTCGTGCTCACCAGAGCCCAACTCGAACAGATGGACCTGCACACCGTCGATCTACCGATCGCCTGCGTCGAAGGCTGGTCGACGGTTCAGACGTGGACCGGTGTGCCGCTGCGGGATCTCGCGGCAGTCGCGGGAATCGATTCCGTGGACACCGGTGAGGTGCGTTCCCTCGAACCTTCCGGGTCGTTCAACCGAGTCACGTTCGGGGGACACCAGATGATGCATCCCGACTCGCTGCTCGCCCTTCGAGTGAACGGTGAGAACCTGTCTCTCGATCATGGTTATCCCGCTCGGATCATGATGCCGGCGATTCCCGGGGTACATGCCACCAAGTGGATCGGATCCGTCGAATTCTTCGGGGAGAGTGCATGA
- a CDS encoding sensor histidine kinase produces the protein MSFSLRARVAAATALGATLVVAALAVVTSVAISRNNVNQLDERLTTASQVLVPNSSTLEAFIDQLSGAFAVTIRSGDIVVASTPTRLPALDTGSQTVDVDGQRFRVYTAVSTVVSTISISIGVPALEAQQVTDEQQKQVLMLGLVAIAVSTGLGWLFGGRAVRPLVTLTRQVSAQPPTAPETRTGVTEADALAVAIGGMLTRLNEAQDRTNAALDTARDFAAVSAHELRTPLTAMRTDIEVLRTLDLEPAQQREILGDLERTQGRVETTLTALERLASGELSSEGDRVETDIIDICDVAAQDAQRLHPELDIRVESAPDSEITMRALPTGLRLAVDNVIGNAVRHGNATTIVITAERVDTTVRVLIDDNGSGVPVDERESVFGRFERGTRAAKGGSGLGLALVAQQAELHGGRVYFTDSPLGGARLVMELQIR, from the coding sequence ATGAGCTTCTCGCTGCGTGCCCGCGTCGCTGCCGCCACGGCCCTCGGTGCCACCCTCGTGGTCGCCGCACTCGCGGTGGTCACCTCGGTTGCCATCTCCCGCAACAACGTCAATCAGCTCGACGAACGGTTGACGACAGCGTCTCAGGTGCTGGTCCCGAATTCGTCGACGTTGGAGGCCTTCATCGATCAACTCTCCGGCGCATTCGCCGTCACCATTCGCAGCGGCGACATCGTGGTCGCGTCCACACCGACGCGGCTGCCCGCGCTGGACACCGGATCGCAGACCGTCGACGTCGACGGTCAACGGTTCCGCGTCTACACGGCAGTATCGACCGTCGTGTCCACGATCTCCATTTCGATCGGCGTGCCGGCCCTCGAGGCACAACAGGTGACCGACGAGCAACAGAAACAGGTACTGATGCTGGGGCTGGTTGCGATCGCCGTGTCCACGGGTCTGGGCTGGCTGTTCGGCGGGCGAGCCGTCAGACCGCTGGTGACGCTGACCCGGCAGGTCAGCGCGCAGCCACCGACCGCTCCCGAGACCCGCACCGGCGTCACCGAGGCCGACGCACTCGCGGTCGCGATCGGGGGCATGCTGACCAGACTCAACGAGGCACAGGACCGCACCAATGCCGCCCTCGACACCGCACGCGACTTCGCGGCCGTCTCCGCACACGAACTACGCACCCCACTGACGGCGATGCGCACCGACATCGAGGTCCTGCGAACCCTCGACCTCGAGCCAGCGCAGCAACGCGAGATTCTGGGTGACCTCGAGCGAACGCAGGGACGGGTGGAGACGACGCTGACCGCTCTGGAACGACTCGCGTCGGGTGAACTGTCCAGTGAGGGCGACAGAGTCGAGACCGACATCATCGACATCTGCGACGTCGCAGCCCAGGACGCGCAGAGACTGCACCCCGAGCTCGACATCCGCGTGGAGTCCGCTCCCGATTCCGAGATCACGATGCGCGCACTACCGACCGGTCTGCGGTTGGCCGTCGACAACGTGATCGGCAATGCCGTCCGGCACGGCAACGCAACCACGATCGTCATCACCGCCGAACGGGTGGACACGACAGTGCGCGTTCTGATCGACGACAACGGATCCGGTGTTCCTGTCGATGAACGCGAATCGGTGTTCGGCCGCTTCGAGCGCGGCACCAGGGCAGCGAAGGGTGGCTCGGGACTCGGCCTGGCACTGGTTGCACAGCAGGCCGAATTGCACGGTGGCCGTGTCTACTTCACCGACAGTCCACTGGGCGGCGCGCGCCTGGTGATGGAGTTGCAGATTCGCTAG
- a CDS encoding isopenicillin N synthase family dioxygenase: MHSPSDFTVPVIDISPYVLGDRSPNADAIARRRVASDVDHACSTVGFMQIVGHGIQDEIVDGLAAAMDSFFGLDPAQKSAYICPPELNRGYTAPKSETLSLSLGLDSASGMNDYFEAFNIGTGEPNTWPESTGFRNAVELYFAEAARVARTLTGVFADALRESPNLFSRITDQSLDTLRMNNYALDPGTEVPDRELIGMSEHTDYGLVTVLWADRVPGLQVLGTDRLWHDVQPAEGAMLVNLGDLTARLTNDRWMSTLHRVRPPVSGGTIQRRRSAAFFHDGNLDAVIAPLASCIEAGAAPRYRPVTVAEHIQAKLAGSRGGTANASATREAERVRRAVTGPAVT; encoded by the coding sequence GTGCACTCGCCATCGGATTTCACCGTCCCCGTCATCGACATCTCGCCGTACGTCCTGGGTGATCGCTCCCCGAACGCCGACGCGATCGCGCGCCGAAGAGTGGCATCTGACGTCGACCATGCATGCAGCACAGTCGGTTTCATGCAGATCGTGGGGCACGGCATCCAAGACGAGATCGTTGACGGGCTCGCAGCGGCGATGGATTCGTTCTTCGGACTCGACCCAGCGCAGAAATCGGCCTACATCTGCCCGCCCGAGCTCAACCGCGGCTACACCGCACCGAAGAGCGAAACGTTGAGCCTGAGCCTTGGGCTCGATTCGGCATCGGGCATGAACGACTACTTCGAGGCATTCAACATCGGCACCGGTGAGCCGAACACCTGGCCCGAGTCCACCGGGTTCCGGAACGCCGTCGAACTGTATTTCGCCGAAGCTGCGCGCGTGGCCCGGACGCTGACCGGGGTGTTCGCCGACGCCCTCAGGGAATCGCCGAACCTGTTCTCACGCATCACCGATCAGTCATTGGACACGCTGCGAATGAACAACTACGCGCTCGATCCGGGCACCGAGGTACCGGACCGCGAACTCATCGGAATGAGCGAGCACACCGACTACGGATTGGTGACGGTGCTGTGGGCCGATCGGGTGCCCGGTCTGCAGGTCCTCGGCACCGACCGGCTGTGGCACGACGTGCAGCCTGCCGAGGGCGCGATGCTGGTGAATCTGGGTGATCTGACGGCCCGATTGACCAACGATCGGTGGATGTCGACTCTGCATCGCGTGCGGCCACCGGTATCGGGCGGGACGATCCAGCGCAGGCGTTCTGCGGCCTTCTTCCACGACGGCAACCTCGACGCGGTGATCGCGCCGTTGGCGTCGTGCATCGAGGCCGGCGCAGCGCCCCGGTACCGACCGGTGACCGTGGCCGAACACATTCAGGCAAAGCTTGCAGGTTCCCGAGGCGGAACGGCGAATGCCTCGGCAACCCGCGAAGCCGAGCGGGTGCGACGCGCAGTTACTGGACCTGCAGTTACTTGA
- a CDS encoding response regulator transcription factor has protein sequence MTESSSSPATVLVVDDDADVLSSLQRGLRLSGFTVITASDGAEALGVVSRSTPDAIVLDINMPVLDGASVVTALRAMGNDIPICVLSARSSVDDRIAGLESGADDYLTKPFVLAELVARIRAMLRRRGTNPVVPVADSGVPNSAVAIGSLVVDIPGYRVHRGGVDIDLTKREFELLAILARNKGVVLTRERLLELVWGYDFVADTNVVDVFVGYLRRKLESDGSPRILHTVRGVGFVVRDAA, from the coding sequence GTGACCGAATCGTCGAGTTCCCCCGCCACCGTCCTCGTCGTCGATGACGACGCCGACGTGCTGTCCTCACTGCAACGTGGACTGCGCCTGTCGGGGTTCACCGTCATCACCGCATCCGACGGAGCGGAGGCACTCGGCGTGGTCTCCAGATCCACGCCCGACGCGATCGTGCTCGACATCAACATGCCGGTACTCGACGGAGCCAGCGTCGTGACCGCGTTGCGTGCGATGGGAAACGACATCCCGATCTGCGTGCTCAGTGCCCGTAGCTCGGTGGACGATCGCATCGCCGGGCTCGAATCCGGTGCCGACGACTACCTCACCAAACCGTTCGTGCTGGCCGAACTCGTTGCGAGGATCCGCGCGATGCTGCGCCGGCGCGGCACCAATCCGGTTGTACCGGTGGCAGATTCGGGTGTGCCGAACTCGGCGGTGGCCATCGGGAGCCTTGTGGTCGACATCCCCGGTTATCGCGTGCATCGCGGCGGAGTCGACATCGATCTGACCAAGCGGGAATTCGAGCTGCTGGCAATTCTGGCTCGGAACAAGGGCGTGGTCCTCACGCGTGAGCGATTGCTCGAACTGGTGTGGGGCTACGACTTCGTCGCCGACACCAACGTCGTCGACGTGTTCGTCGGCTATCTGCGTCGCAAACTCGAATCCGATGGGTCTCCGCGCATCCTGCACACCGTCCGCGGCGTCGGATTCGTCGTCCGAGACGCCGCATGA
- a CDS encoding class I SAM-dependent methyltransferase, translated as MIADDVYRRGRAGLPSWLTDSHGRRTPLPIERWLGGAHSTAQDIRADEASIAFCSGPTLDLGCGPGRLTEALTRAGVPTLGVDTSSVAVEMTNHRGGRAMQQDIFAALPGAGQWSHVLLADGNIGIGGDPAALLRTVRSLLHETGTAIVESAFGIDDRSTMVRWETGDSIGEWFSWASVGVSALYALAVTAGLQVRRTVESNGRVFMELAVHNIERGTEGL; from the coding sequence GTGATCGCAGACGACGTCTATCGCCGCGGCCGTGCCGGCCTTCCCTCGTGGCTCACCGATTCCCACGGCCGCCGCACCCCTCTGCCGATCGAACGCTGGCTGGGCGGTGCGCATTCGACAGCGCAGGACATCCGGGCAGACGAGGCGTCGATCGCCTTCTGCTCGGGGCCGACACTCGACCTCGGCTGCGGCCCGGGACGTTTGACCGAGGCCCTCACTCGCGCCGGAGTTCCCACCCTGGGCGTCGACACCTCCTCGGTTGCTGTGGAGATGACGAACCATAGGGGCGGGCGCGCGATGCAACAGGACATTTTCGCTGCGCTGCCCGGGGCGGGCCAGTGGTCGCACGTGCTGCTCGCGGACGGCAACATCGGCATCGGCGGCGACCCGGCTGCACTGCTGAGGACGGTTCGATCGCTGCTGCACGAGACGGGTACGGCCATCGTCGAATCCGCCTTCGGGATCGACGATCGGAGCACAATGGTCCGTTGGGAGACGGGTGACTCGATCGGCGAATGGTTCAGCTGGGCCAGCGTCGGCGTGAGCGCGCTGTACGCGCTGGCGGTAACGGCGGGACTACAAGTCCGGCGAACCGTCGAGTCGAACGGTCGGGTATTCATGGAACTCGCTGTTCACAACATCGAGCGAGGAACCGAGGGCCTGTGA
- a CDS encoding propionyl-CoA synthetase, whose translation MSGEYRQAFDDSIDKREQFWLEAAAGVDWDTPPTSAFDGSRWFPGARLNTCFNALDRHVDAGHGDRTALIYDSAMLGLTRSYTYAELLDQVARFAGVLREQGVGPGDRVVIYLPMIPEAVVAMLACARLGAVHSVVFGGFAAKELAARIDDAEPALLITASGGFEPGRVIEYLPLVARALTLTTAKTPSVIVKSREGIPGDHEWLDWDTLIADATAAQPVSVLATDPLYILYTSGTTGKPKGVVRDNGGHAVALTWSMRNIYDVGPGQVMWTASDVGWVVGHSYIVYAPLFAGATTVLYEGKPVGTPDAGAFWRVIQDHGVRALFTAPTALRAIRKVDPHAAELEKYDVSSLETLFVAGERLDPDTYEWISRTLDRPVVDHWWQTETGWAICANLRGLEPLPIKSGSPTVPVPGFQVGILDATGDPVEAGTEGNIVVQLPLPPGALVGLWNDESRFQRSYLDTFPGYYLTGDSGYIDADGYVYVLGRSDDVINVAGHRLSTGSMEAVLAGHPAVAECAVIGIHDDLKGQRPSGYVVLKAGENITEEQLRTELVAMVRDQIGALATFRDVTIVGALPKTRSGKILRKTMRQIVAGEEYGVPSTIEDPAVLDALEKLLGR comes from the coding sequence ATGAGTGGCGAGTATCGGCAGGCGTTCGACGACAGCATCGACAAGCGTGAGCAATTCTGGCTCGAAGCCGCAGCGGGAGTCGATTGGGATACCCCTCCCACCAGTGCGTTCGACGGCTCGCGTTGGTTTCCCGGGGCCCGTCTGAACACCTGCTTCAATGCCCTGGACCGGCACGTCGATGCCGGGCACGGCGACCGGACCGCATTGATCTACGACTCGGCGATGCTCGGTCTCACCCGCAGCTACACCTACGCCGAACTGCTCGATCAGGTCGCTCGCTTCGCCGGGGTACTGCGCGAGCAAGGTGTGGGGCCGGGCGACCGCGTGGTGATCTACCTACCGATGATTCCCGAGGCCGTCGTCGCGATGCTCGCATGCGCCAGGCTCGGCGCAGTGCACTCGGTGGTGTTCGGCGGCTTCGCAGCCAAGGAGCTCGCGGCGAGGATCGACGACGCCGAACCGGCACTGTTGATCACCGCCAGCGGCGGGTTCGAGCCCGGTCGCGTCATCGAATACCTCCCCTTGGTGGCACGCGCGCTGACTCTCACCACTGCGAAGACGCCATCGGTGATCGTGAAGTCGCGCGAGGGAATTCCCGGCGACCACGAGTGGCTGGACTGGGACACCCTCATCGCCGACGCCACCGCCGCACAACCGGTTTCGGTGCTGGCTACCGATCCGCTGTACATCCTCTACACCTCGGGAACGACGGGAAAGCCCAAGGGTGTGGTGCGCGACAACGGCGGTCATGCCGTCGCGTTGACGTGGTCGATGCGCAACATCTACGACGTGGGGCCCGGGCAGGTGATGTGGACGGCGTCCGATGTCGGCTGGGTCGTCGGACATTCGTACATCGTCTACGCACCCCTGTTCGCCGGTGCCACAACGGTTCTGTACGAGGGCAAGCCCGTCGGCACTCCCGATGCCGGCGCATTCTGGCGGGTGATCCAGGATCACGGCGTCCGTGCCCTGTTCACCGCACCGACTGCGCTCCGCGCTATCCGCAAGGTCGATCCCCACGCCGCCGAGCTCGAGAAGTACGACGTCTCGTCTCTGGAGACCTTGTTCGTCGCCGGCGAACGCCTGGATCCCGATACCTACGAGTGGATTTCGCGCACGCTCGATCGTCCGGTCGTCGACCACTGGTGGCAGACCGAAACCGGGTGGGCGATCTGCGCCAATCTTCGCGGATTGGAACCGCTCCCGATCAAATCGGGATCGCCGACGGTCCCGGTGCCGGGATTCCAAGTCGGAATTTTGGATGCGACGGGCGACCCCGTGGAGGCAGGTACCGAGGGCAACATCGTCGTGCAGCTGCCACTGCCACCGGGCGCACTGGTAGGTCTGTGGAACGACGAATCACGGTTCCAGCGTTCGTATCTCGATACGTTCCCCGGCTACTACCTCACCGGCGATTCCGGCTATATCGACGCCGACGGCTACGTCTACGTCCTCGGGCGCAGCGACGACGTCATCAACGTTGCAGGGCATCGCTTGTCGACCGGGTCGATGGAGGCGGTGCTCGCCGGCCATCCCGCCGTCGCCGAATGCGCCGTCATCGGTATCCACGACGACCTCAAAGGCCAGCGCCCCAGTGGTTACGTAGTACTCAAGGCCGGGGAGAACATCACCGAGGAGCAGCTGCGTACCGAACTGGTGGCCATGGTGCGCGATCAGATCGGTGCGCTCGCGACGTTCCGCGACGTGACGATCGTCGGAGCGCTGCCGAAGACCCGATCGGGCAAGATCCTGCGGAAGACGATGCGCCAGATCGTCGCAGGCGAGGAGTACGGCGTGCCGTCGACCATCGAGGATCCGGCCGTCCTCGATGCACTGGAGAAGCTGCTCGGCCGCTGA
- a CDS encoding TetR/AcrR family transcriptional regulator codes for MSKELPRTAKGRRTRAAIVDAAASMMYEHGVAGTTLDDVLAASETGKSQLYHYFSDKSDLVEAVIARQLERVLAAQPRLANIDSLDDIDAWAAEVVRNHEQPGGPFSCPLGSLAAELKNDAAFVPSLHAAFRRWEQPLEQGLRRMVDRGELDVATDPAAVAATLIASLQGGMLIARIAGDVRPLRDVLDAAVAAVRRRRTET; via the coding sequence GTGAGCAAGGAGCTACCGAGAACGGCAAAGGGCCGACGAACCAGAGCGGCCATCGTCGACGCGGCCGCATCGATGATGTACGAGCACGGCGTCGCGGGAACTACTCTCGACGACGTACTTGCCGCATCCGAGACCGGGAAGTCGCAGCTGTACCACTATTTTTCCGACAAGTCGGACCTGGTCGAGGCAGTGATCGCCCGCCAACTCGAACGCGTCCTCGCCGCTCAGCCACGCCTGGCCAACATCGACAGCCTCGACGACATCGACGCATGGGCCGCCGAGGTCGTCCGAAACCACGAGCAGCCCGGGGGGCCGTTCTCGTGCCCCCTCGGCTCGCTTGCCGCAGAACTGAAGAACGACGCGGCGTTCGTCCCCAGTCTTCATGCTGCGTTCCGCCGCTGGGAGCAACCGCTGGAGCAGGGGCTTCGCCGCATGGTCGACCGCGGGGAACTGGACGTGGCAACCGATCCGGCCGCTGTTGCCGCCACACTGATCGCATCGCTTCAGGGCGGAATGCTCATCGCCCGTATCGCGGGGGATGTTCGACCGCTCCGCGACGTCCTGGACGCTGCGGTCGCCGCGGTTCGTCGACGCCGTACCGAGACGTGA
- a CDS encoding DMT family transporter translates to MTDLDTRPAVDWLALGAVIVTVVSWASAFVAIRGVGESFGAGPLALGRLLIGSFALGAIVLVKRRWVKPNRTQWLQIISIGVFWFGIYNVSLNAAEQRVDAGTTSMIIQIGPILVALFAGLLLGEGFPRWLVIGAGIAFAGAVMVGVVTAVTTTSTTKTDADFLGIALCLVSAVTYAIGVLSQKPVLRTIPGLQVTWMACTIGAVCTLPFAPALLDDLSTASTGATGGLIYLGLVPTALAFSTWAYALTRMNAGKLGITTYAVPPITITLAWLLLGEVPHYLAVVGGVICLVGVGLSRRK, encoded by the coding sequence ATGACAGATCTCGACACCCGTCCTGCCGTCGACTGGCTCGCCCTCGGTGCGGTCATCGTCACGGTGGTCTCGTGGGCCTCGGCCTTCGTGGCCATTCGCGGCGTCGGCGAATCCTTCGGTGCCGGCCCGCTGGCATTGGGCCGGCTACTCATCGGCTCGTTCGCACTCGGCGCGATAGTTCTCGTCAAGAGAAGGTGGGTCAAGCCGAACCGCACCCAGTGGCTGCAGATCATCAGCATCGGCGTCTTCTGGTTCGGCATCTACAACGTCTCCCTCAATGCCGCCGAACAGCGCGTCGACGCCGGGACGACGTCGATGATCATTCAGATCGGGCCGATTCTGGTCGCCCTGTTCGCGGGTCTACTTCTGGGCGAGGGCTTTCCGAGGTGGTTGGTGATCGGTGCAGGCATCGCGTTCGCCGGGGCCGTCATGGTCGGTGTCGTCACCGCCGTCACCACCACCTCGACCACCAAGACAGACGCCGACTTCCTCGGCATCGCACTGTGTCTGGTGTCCGCGGTGACCTACGCGATCGGAGTACTCAGCCAGAAGCCGGTGCTACGGACGATCCCCGGACTTCAGGTCACGTGGATGGCCTGCACCATCGGCGCGGTATGCACGCTGCCCTTCGCACCGGCACTGCTCGACGACCTGTCGACCGCCTCGACCGGTGCCACCGGCGGACTGATCTACCTCGGCCTGGTGCCGACCGCACTGGCCTTCAGCACGTGGGCCTACGCGCTGACGAGAATGAACGCAGGCAAGCTCGGCATCACCACGTACGCCGTGCCGCCGATCACCATCACTCTCGCCTGGCTCTTGCTGGGCGAAGTCCCGCACTACCTCGCCGTGGTCGGCGGAGTGATCTGCCTCGTCGGAGTCGGATTGTCCCGCAGAAAATAG
- a CDS encoding cryptochrome/photolyase family protein: MSLVWFRRDLRLGDLPTLTAAAESGDPVLGLFVLDDRLLKPSGGPRKDFLFRSLEALDEKLDGRLMVVHGDPETVVPKVAKAIDAEDVHISADYGPYGRERDKRVGEKVTLVETGSPYAVAPGRILKNDGEPYKVFTPYSRQWLEHGWRGPADTSAASATWIDPDEVKGVRRVKIPSEKEASDAAAGEAAASKQWKEFLDEVAAYDDERNRPDLDSTSRMSVHLKYGTIHPRTMLADLGKLRSEGSASYRRQICWRDFYADILFQRPDSARENYVKKFDKIKIDSGKHADELFEAWCTGETGFPIVDAGMRQLNSEKWMHNRVRMIVASFLVKDLHLPWWRGARYFMQHLVDGDLASNQHGWQWTAGTGTDASPYFRVFNPITQGEKFDPTGDYVRRWVPELRGEEGKAVHTLKFGRPKGYVEPIVDHKHEREVAIARFKKL; encoded by the coding sequence ATGTCGCTCGTATGGTTTCGCCGTGATCTTCGTCTGGGGGATCTGCCCACCCTCACCGCCGCTGCCGAGTCCGGAGATCCGGTGCTCGGGCTCTTCGTGCTCGACGACCGTTTGTTGAAGCCGTCGGGCGGGCCGCGCAAGGACTTCCTGTTTCGTTCGCTCGAGGCATTGGACGAGAAGCTCGACGGCAGGTTGATGGTGGTGCACGGTGACCCCGAGACGGTGGTCCCGAAGGTGGCGAAGGCGATCGACGCCGAGGACGTCCACATCAGTGCCGACTACGGCCCGTACGGTCGCGAGCGAGACAAGCGAGTGGGCGAGAAGGTGACCCTGGTCGAGACCGGGTCCCCGTACGCGGTCGCCCCCGGGCGGATCCTCAAGAACGACGGCGAGCCGTACAAGGTGTTCACACCGTACTCGCGCCAGTGGCTGGAACACGGCTGGCGCGGACCTGCCGATACGTCGGCCGCAAGTGCGACGTGGATCGACCCGGACGAGGTCAAAGGTGTTCGGCGCGTGAAGATTCCTTCCGAGAAGGAGGCGTCCGACGCAGCAGCCGGTGAGGCCGCCGCGTCGAAGCAGTGGAAGGAATTTCTCGACGAGGTTGCTGCGTACGACGACGAGCGCAATCGTCCCGACCTGGATTCGACGAGCCGGATGTCGGTGCATCTGAAGTACGGAACCATTCACCCGCGGACGATGTTGGCCGACCTCGGCAAGCTACGCAGCGAGGGATCCGCGTCGTACCGTCGGCAGATCTGCTGGCGAGACTTTTACGCAGACATACTCTTTCAGCGTCCCGACAGTGCCCGGGAAAACTACGTCAAGAAGTTCGACAAGATCAAGATCGACTCGGGCAAGCACGCCGACGAGTTGTTCGAGGCGTGGTGCACGGGTGAGACGGGCTTCCCGATCGTCGATGCCGGTATGCGGCAGTTGAACTCGGAGAAGTGGATGCACAACCGGGTCCGCATGATTGTCGCGTCGTTCCTCGTCAAGGATCTGCACCTGCCGTGGTGGCGGGGTGCGCGCTACTTCATGCAGCATCTCGTCGACGGCGATCTGGCCAGCAACCAGCACGGCTGGCAGTGGACCGCGGGAACCGGCACCGACGCCTCGCCGTACTTCCGTGTGTTCAATCCGATCACCCAGGGCGAGAAGTTCGACCCCACCGGCGACTACGTTCGACGCTGGGTGCCGGAGCTGCGCGGTGAAGAAGGAAAAGCAGTGCACACGTTGAAGTTCGGCCGGCCCAAGGGCTACGTGGAGCCGATCGTCGACCACAAGCACGAGCGTGAAGTGGCGATCGCACGGTTCAAGAAGCTGTAG